In Hyphomicrobium denitrificans 1NES1, one DNA window encodes the following:
- a CDS encoding ATP-binding protein, whose protein sequence is MGVEGGPLKKASFASPLAPDKLSEAFEHSITWEDDLWRADPVDVPEIHAKARQKFNDLLTTITSGRGYHTPERILLFHGQSGAGKTHLLRALRTDSHRTGQSYFGYAQMTPDVQNYADFYLRRLVHSLEKPYDPDRFGESALSRLTNRMVLDSEVISSADLDKLRDATLDDKQLARLILRLADQIVACDKFQTRELDINIVRALLYLQRRDPRIDQRVRQYLNGRQLTAIAHEAVSALDPNDGEDRAFEIIAALGALVWTVDRAALVFCIDQVEDLRFFDNAEDRFQRAVRDLIQIANRSTNAIIIISCLEDFYGQVRSLVAQSYIDRIEKSGPVLLRESRTPEEARLIISKRLAHHSETNGAGLSFPDASQFFGPQFFEEFGGLSTRRLLEHAQSRLREATSTEDDERESEEERPSFISTLAQALGAAVGFGAAEEETPTISAVQFREMWERFANESEAEMPADDQELVDILSAALMLARDEWGKAIEVTVKRLELGDDLPAFDLTVRHRTGFANDVRVFLCNRPTQGGGLKRQLDKVLTAMQGKPCFMLRASDFPPNKKNQTAQAFRKFRDGGGRQLLVPIPEWERMMTVREFTAHHRSDPGMTQWLEGTKPLSSLISIIHLLRLDLLGRPVPRLVAKEMNDPQSSLDGFDTLSAEQARAAHSGNGELGLPANDDDLPMSVILDEHGSYGASILAGGEKNSRGRPVTLNKSVLKRHAAFLGGSGSGKTTLALSLIEQLLLRGIPAVLIDRKGDLASYANPEVWRANDNEASERRAEREKLADAIDVAVYTPGRASGRPISITLLPNGINELPEHEQQLLANLSAAALGEMLHLKNSATHQKQSGVLAVALRVLGSLSTSEVTLADLIRLLEDEHPELTDQTQRMDPSGKLRRDLVAQLDSLRLRNAALFEGGGESLRMESLLGLGRYQRPNRTRLSVIYTGFLGDNENILFWVSQFLSEALRFCQRNPNDELQAVVMFDEADLYIPANSKPATAEPLQSLLKRARSAGLGMMLATQSPGDLDYKSRDQITSWFIGRVREDTALRKLKAAFQSESGLDSATALPGQTVGEFHLVQEGLVRPMKAQRSLIAAEQVPFDRIEQLAAETRGIDERQLRLFDLR, encoded by the coding sequence ATGGGCGTTGAAGGCGGTCCACTCAAAAAGGCGTCGTTTGCTTCCCCGCTCGCTCCCGACAAGCTGAGCGAGGCGTTCGAGCATTCGATTACCTGGGAGGACGATCTTTGGCGCGCCGATCCGGTCGACGTACCCGAAATTCACGCCAAAGCTCGGCAGAAGTTCAACGATCTGCTGACGACGATCACATCGGGGCGCGGCTACCACACGCCCGAACGCATCCTGCTTTTTCATGGCCAGTCAGGCGCCGGAAAAACGCATCTCTTGCGCGCACTCCGGACGGATTCCCATCGCACCGGACAGAGCTATTTCGGCTACGCGCAGATGACGCCGGACGTGCAGAACTACGCCGATTTCTATCTGCGTCGTCTCGTTCATTCGCTCGAAAAACCTTACGACCCGGATCGCTTCGGCGAATCCGCGCTGTCGCGATTGACGAACCGGATGGTGCTCGATTCCGAGGTTATCTCGTCGGCTGACCTCGATAAGCTCCGCGACGCGACGCTCGACGACAAGCAGCTTGCGCGCTTGATCCTGCGTCTCGCCGACCAGATCGTCGCTTGCGATAAATTTCAGACGCGCGAACTCGACATCAATATCGTACGCGCGCTTTTATATCTGCAGCGCCGCGATCCGCGCATCGATCAGCGCGTTCGGCAGTATCTCAACGGCCGGCAACTGACGGCAATCGCGCATGAAGCGGTCAGCGCCCTCGATCCGAACGATGGCGAAGACCGCGCCTTCGAGATCATCGCGGCGCTTGGCGCGCTCGTCTGGACCGTCGATCGCGCGGCGCTCGTCTTCTGCATTGACCAGGTCGAAGACCTCCGCTTCTTCGATAACGCCGAGGATCGTTTCCAGCGTGCCGTGCGCGACCTCATTCAGATTGCGAACCGCTCGACGAACGCCATCATCATCATCTCGTGTCTCGAAGATTTCTACGGCCAGGTGCGCAGTCTCGTCGCGCAATCCTACATCGACAGAATCGAGAAATCGGGCCCTGTGCTCTTACGCGAAAGCCGCACGCCCGAAGAAGCCCGCCTTATCATCTCGAAGCGATTGGCCCATCATTCGGAAACGAATGGCGCAGGACTGAGCTTCCCGGACGCTTCGCAATTCTTCGGGCCGCAGTTCTTCGAGGAATTCGGCGGCTTGTCGACACGTCGACTTTTGGAACACGCGCAATCGCGTCTGAGAGAAGCGACATCCACCGAAGATGACGAACGGGAGTCGGAGGAAGAACGTCCGTCTTTCATCTCGACGCTGGCGCAAGCGCTCGGTGCCGCCGTCGGTTTCGGCGCAGCCGAAGAAGAAACACCGACGATTTCCGCCGTGCAGTTCCGAGAAATGTGGGAGCGCTTCGCTAACGAAAGTGAAGCCGAAATGCCCGCCGACGATCAGGAGCTGGTCGATATTCTTTCAGCGGCGCTCATGCTCGCGCGTGACGAGTGGGGCAAGGCGATTGAGGTCACCGTCAAGCGCCTCGAACTTGGCGACGACCTGCCCGCCTTTGACCTGACCGTCCGCCATCGTACTGGCTTCGCCAACGACGTGCGCGTCTTCCTCTGTAACCGTCCGACGCAAGGCGGCGGCTTGAAGCGTCAGCTCGACAAGGTGCTGACGGCAATGCAGGGCAAACCCTGTTTCATGCTGCGCGCCAGCGATTTCCCGCCGAACAAAAAAAACCAGACCGCGCAGGCCTTCCGCAAATTCCGCGACGGCGGCGGCCGCCAATTGCTCGTGCCGATTCCGGAGTGGGAGCGCATGATGACGGTACGCGAATTCACCGCTCATCATCGCAGCGATCCCGGCATGACGCAGTGGCTCGAAGGCACGAAGCCGCTGTCGAGCCTGATCTCGATCATCCATCTTCTGCGTCTCGATCTTCTCGGCCGTCCTGTGCCGCGTCTTGTCGCAAAGGAAATGAACGATCCGCAATCGTCGCTCGACGGCTTCGATACGCTCTCGGCCGAGCAGGCGCGCGCCGCCCACTCCGGCAACGGCGAGCTCGGACTTCCGGCGAACGACGACGACTTGCCGATGTCGGTCATCCTCGACGAGCACGGCAGCTACGGCGCCAGCATCCTGGCTGGCGGCGAGAAAAACAGCCGCGGTCGACCGGTAACCCTCAACAAAAGCGTCCTGAAACGCCATGCGGCGTTCTTGGGCGGCTCGGGCTCCGGTAAGACCACGCTCGCGCTGTCCCTCATCGAGCAGCTTCTTTTACGAGGTATTCCGGCCGTTCTGATCGACCGCAAAGGCGACCTTGCGAGTTATGCCAACCCCGAAGTCTGGCGCGCCAACGACAATGAAGCATCGGAGCGCCGCGCCGAGCGCGAGAAACTCGCCGACGCGATCGACGTCGCCGTCTATACGCCGGGCCGCGCATCGGGCCGCCCGATTTCAATCACGCTTCTGCCGAACGGCATCAACGAGCTGCCCGAGCATGAGCAGCAGTTGCTCGCGAACCTGTCGGCAGCCGCGCTCGGCGAAATGCTGCATCTGAAGAATTCGGCGACACATCAGAAGCAGTCGGGCGTTCTGGCAGTGGCCTTGCGCGTTCTAGGCTCGCTGTCGACCAGCGAAGTCACGCTTGCGGACTTGATCCGTCTTTTGGAAGACGAGCATCCGGAGCTGACCGATCAGACGCAGCGCATGGACCCCTCTGGCAAGCTGCGCCGCGATCTGGTTGCGCAACTTGACTCACTCCGCCTGCGCAATGCCGCGCTCTTTGAAGGCGGCGGCGAAAGCCTGCGCATGGAAAGCTTGCTCGGCCTTGGCCGCTATCAGCGCCCGAACCGGACGCGCCTGTCGGTCATCTACACGGGCTTCCTCGGCGACAACGAGAACATCCTCTTCTGGGTCTCGCAGTTCCTGTCGGAAGCCCTGCGCTTCTGCCAGCGCAACCCGAACGACGAACTGCAAGCCGTCGTCATGTTCGACGAAGCCGACCTCTACATTCCGGCGAACTCGAAACCCGCCACGGCCGAACCGTTGCAGAGCCTTTTGAAGCGCGCCCGTTCGGCGGGCCTCGGAATGATGCTCGCGACGCAGTCTCCGGGCGACCTCGACTACAAGAGCCGCGACCAGATCACGAGCTGGTTCATCGGCCGCGTGCGTGAGGACACCGCGCTCAGGAAGCTCAAGGCGGCATTCCAGTCGGAGTCCGGCCTCGATTCGGCAACGGCGCTTCCCGGCCAGACCGTCGGCGAATTCCACCTCGTCCAGGAAGGTCTGGTAAGGCCGATGAAGGCGCAACGCTCGCTGATTGCAGCCGAGCAGGTGCCGTTCGATCGCATCGAGCAATTGGCTGCCGAAACGCGCGGAATTGACGAACGCCAGCTTCGTCTTTTTGATCTTCGTTAA
- a CDS encoding lipopolysaccharide biosynthesis protein has translation MRTATAESADGATATRIETEHAKGAFAAGCGLVLDILKQAVNVLTASGERERTQRDALLAFAVRVLSAGLLYLTQIVLARWMGGYEYGVYVSVWTWVLILGAIPHLGLNLASIRLAPVYRETGDFERLRGLVHGVRLFALGSGTVVMALGLLGVWLFQNHIQNHFVLPIYLALVCVPLYTLTDVQDGIGRGNAWMSIALVPPYILRPLSLLAAMLVAYAADLPMNAATAAAAAIVATWLSGILQAFLLNRRMSDTVPPGPRASDFTAWFKISLPLLVMMSAELLLQNTDVLVVTRFMSPADVGIYFAAGKTMALIMFVHYAVGSAVAHKFAALHARGDRGGLQDFVKDAVNWTFWPSLASAIVILALGKPLLSLFGPQFETGYSVMCILVVGFLTRSAMGPAEYLLNMLGEQKLCAVVLFGAAMLNIALNFILVPRFGLIGAASATAISLTGAALTNAIVIWRRLDIKIAIWKNLPRL, from the coding sequence GTGAGGACCGCGACCGCAGAGAGCGCCGATGGCGCCACCGCGACACGCATCGAAACGGAACACGCCAAAGGCGCCTTCGCCGCCGGCTGCGGACTTGTCTTGGACATTCTGAAGCAGGCGGTCAACGTACTGACCGCAAGCGGCGAGCGCGAACGAACGCAGCGCGACGCACTCCTTGCGTTCGCGGTTCGCGTCCTGAGCGCGGGCCTCCTTTATCTGACGCAGATCGTGCTGGCCCGTTGGATGGGCGGCTACGAGTACGGCGTCTACGTGTCCGTGTGGACTTGGGTGCTCATCCTTGGCGCAATCCCCCATCTCGGATTGAATCTCGCATCGATCCGTCTCGCACCCGTCTATCGCGAAACCGGCGACTTCGAACGTCTACGCGGTCTGGTGCACGGGGTCCGGCTGTTTGCGCTCGGCAGCGGCACGGTGGTCATGGCGTTGGGCCTCTTGGGCGTCTGGCTTTTTCAAAATCACATCCAGAATCATTTCGTACTGCCTATCTATCTCGCACTCGTCTGCGTACCGCTCTACACGCTGACAGATGTCCAGGACGGCATCGGCCGCGGCAACGCCTGGATGAGCATCGCGCTCGTGCCGCCCTACATTCTCCGCCCATTGTCGTTGCTCGCGGCAATGCTCGTCGCCTACGCCGCAGATCTGCCGATGAACGCAGCAACGGCCGCAGCCGCAGCCATCGTCGCCACGTGGTTATCGGGAATTCTACAGGCTTTCCTGTTGAACCGGCGCATGAGCGATACGGTCCCGCCCGGACCCAGAGCCAGCGACTTCACGGCATGGTTCAAGATCTCACTGCCGCTGCTCGTTATGATGAGCGCTGAACTCCTCCTTCAGAACACCGACGTTCTGGTCGTGACGCGCTTTATGTCGCCCGCGGATGTCGGCATTTATTTCGCCGCTGGCAAGACGATGGCCCTGATCATGTTCGTCCACTATGCCGTCGGCAGCGCCGTCGCGCACAAGTTCGCAGCCCTGCACGCGCGCGGCGACCGGGGCGGTCTGCAGGACTTCGTGAAGGATGCCGTCAACTGGACGTTCTGGCCGTCGCTTGCGAGTGCAATCGTCATTCTCGCGCTCGGCAAACCGCTGCTGTCGTTATTCGGGCCGCAATTCGAAACTGGCTATTCGGTGATGTGCATTCTCGTCGTTGGCTTTCTGACACGCTCTGCGATGGGACCTGCCGAATATCTTCTGAATATGCTCGGGGAACAAAAGCTCTGCGCAGTCGTCTTGTTTGGCGCAGCCATGCTCAATATCGCCCTCAACTTTATTTTGGTGCCGCGCTTCGGGCTCATCGGCGCAGCCAGCGCGACCGCAATCTCGCTGACGGGCGCCGCGTTGACGAACGCGATCGTCATCTGGCGTCGCCTCGACATCAAAATCGCAATCTGGAAAAACCTACCGCGTCTCTAG
- a CDS encoding transglycosylase domain-containing protein, which produces MLSILRHLTALSEICLRIPRQIVRWLMSAVAFNPKLGPLRHVFTTAMLYVLFAITLVYVAAPIRGYLGDLTMHDKLGYDAERWLATAIYDPKGSFVGTFDPRLDSLRDVNYTDSAIELGNYVANPDHKSIPVRDVPEQYWRCLSYHEDRYLGRLLNPFGIDLAGVLKIPITTITYSIAARRPTLGVGGSTLPMQFARVIYKTPPHANESGIAKLRRKLGEWWLAPVIYRELTRGGDDTLLKQWAANHIWLAQRTGGQPLHGVEVTSQVVFGKEARDLTTAEQFVLASAVNKPIILLEGSDRLNAVRLDRWRYITEVRARTCAKKLITDEAEQRKIVFELMALAGGPPDPKVKPKLEAALERVVPDQVKRAEANPMIRANLLLPAARFGIREEMKQSYGFGWRDYVRGVTTTFDIGENLAFREKIDGRLAALNTEWASRINAAYTLDPKKVSADKTLPNVIVVAADADGHIVRYYESGETAAYFGSLPARRAEDGVYDPSAESRQVASTGKMLLAIALANQGRDTGESRYSDLAAPAQGLDTCAKGTSQQSRKAIVAFACSLNAPLINRGAALGQVPIKRLIDGFGFTMPPAAATGGTPPSTAVVLGQIAGSPRRVHFMSSVVLASLIGRGARPVRPPTMIKAYDYTQKGQNGGGIAAEARPAIIPKSLIRPGGIGLIRTLLEAPLCYEAGGKSYGTLKSIAKWCARRREDLRLHFAKTGTSVTLDPNATVDTWATGGLQFADGAAYSYVVLVGTGTASRPWAHDLHAAQIAAPLLEVLLTDLAGHAKSTPRRDLLPAPRIKSAPRISKLAPAPVTSKLATSADLERSPSAEQLRTLTSN; this is translated from the coding sequence ATGCTCTCCATCCTGCGCCATCTAACGGCGCTCAGCGAAATCTGCCTGAGAATTCCGCGCCAAATCGTGCGCTGGCTGATGTCGGCAGTCGCTTTCAATCCGAAACTCGGACCTTTGCGCCACGTCTTCACGACGGCGATGTTGTACGTCCTTTTCGCGATAACGCTCGTCTACGTCGCCGCTCCGATCCGAGGCTATCTCGGCGACCTCACCATGCACGACAAGCTCGGTTATGATGCCGAACGCTGGCTGGCGACCGCCATCTACGATCCGAAAGGAAGTTTTGTCGGCACGTTCGACCCGCGCCTCGATAGCCTGCGCGATGTCAACTACACCGACAGCGCCATCGAGCTTGGCAATTACGTCGCGAATCCTGATCACAAATCGATTCCGGTTCGCGATGTGCCGGAGCAGTATTGGCGCTGCCTGTCCTATCACGAAGATCGCTATCTCGGCAGATTGCTCAATCCCTTCGGCATCGATCTTGCGGGCGTTCTGAAGATCCCGATCACGACGATCACGTATTCGATCGCGGCGCGGCGGCCAACCCTCGGCGTCGGTGGCTCGACGCTGCCGATGCAATTCGCCCGCGTCATCTACAAGACGCCCCCGCACGCCAACGAAAGCGGCATCGCAAAACTCCGCCGCAAGCTCGGCGAATGGTGGCTGGCGCCGGTCATCTATCGCGAACTCACGCGCGGCGGCGACGACACGCTATTGAAGCAATGGGCCGCAAACCACATCTGGCTGGCGCAACGAACCGGAGGCCAGCCGCTGCATGGCGTCGAAGTTACGAGCCAGGTCGTATTCGGAAAGGAGGCCAGGGACCTCACGACTGCCGAGCAGTTCGTGCTGGCGTCCGCCGTCAACAAGCCGATCATTCTGCTCGAAGGCAGCGACCGACTGAATGCCGTCCGCCTCGATCGCTGGCGCTATATCACCGAGGTTCGCGCCCGCACGTGCGCGAAAAAACTCATCACCGACGAAGCCGAACAGAGAAAAATCGTCTTCGAGCTGATGGCGCTCGCAGGCGGTCCGCCCGATCCCAAAGTGAAGCCGAAGCTCGAAGCCGCGCTTGAACGCGTCGTCCCCGATCAGGTTAAGCGCGCCGAAGCCAACCCGATGATCCGCGCCAACCTGCTCTTGCCCGCCGCGCGCTTCGGTATCCGCGAGGAAATGAAGCAGAGCTACGGCTTCGGCTGGCGCGATTACGTGCGTGGCGTCACGACGACCTTCGACATCGGCGAGAATCTGGCATTCCGCGAGAAGATCGACGGCCGGCTCGCAGCGCTCAATACCGAATGGGCGTCACGCATCAACGCTGCCTATACGCTCGATCCGAAGAAGGTCAGCGCCGACAAAACGCTTCCGAATGTCATCGTCGTCGCGGCCGACGCCGACGGGCACATCGTGCGCTATTACGAATCCGGAGAGACCGCCGCTTATTTCGGTTCGCTTCCCGCACGTCGCGCGGAAGACGGCGTCTACGATCCGAGCGCCGAAAGCCGGCAAGTTGCCTCGACCGGCAAGATGCTGCTCGCCATCGCACTCGCCAACCAAGGTCGCGACACGGGGGAAAGTCGCTATTCCGATCTGGCCGCTCCTGCTCAAGGCCTCGACACATGCGCCAAAGGCACGAGCCAGCAAAGCCGCAAGGCGATCGTCGCGTTTGCCTGCTCGCTCAACGCACCGCTGATCAATCGCGGCGCCGCGCTCGGGCAGGTGCCGATCAAGCGGCTGATCGACGGCTTCGGATTTACGATGCCGCCTGCCGCAGCGACCGGCGGCACGCCGCCATCGACAGCCGTCGTACTCGGCCAGATTGCGGGATCGCCGCGCCGCGTCCATTTCATGTCGAGCGTCGTCCTCGCGTCGCTGATCGGCCGCGGCGCGCGGCCTGTCCGGCCACCGACGATGATCAAGGCTTACGACTACACGCAGAAGGGCCAGAACGGCGGCGGCATCGCGGCCGAGGCACGCCCGGCGATCATCCCGAAGTCGTTGATCCGGCCCGGCGGAATAGGATTGATCAGGACATTGCTCGAAGCGCCGCTCTGCTACGAGGCGGGCGGCAAATCCTACGGAACGTTGAAGAGCATCGCCAAATGGTGCGCCCGGCGACGTGAAGACTTGCGCCTGCATTTTGCCAAGACCGGAACCTCCGTAACACTCGATCCGAACGCGACGGTCGATACCTGGGCAACGGGCGGATTACAGTTCGCGGATGGCGCCGCCTATTCTTACGTCGTCCTCGTCGGAACCGGCACGGCATCACGGCCTTGGGCACACGATCTGCACGCCGCTCAGATCGCGGCGCCACTGCTCGAAGTCCTGCTCACCGACCTTGCCGGTCACGCGAAGTCGACCCCCCGCCGAGACCTGCTGCCTGCGCCAAGGATCAAATCCGCACCCCGCATTTCGAAGTTGGCTCCCGCGCCGGTCACTTCGAAGCTGGCCACGAGCGCAGACCTCGAACGCTCACCATCCGCCGAGCAACTCCGCACCCTGACGTCCAATTGA
- a CDS encoding CAP domain-containing protein, which yields MIEFRARLVPGVAVMYRVALATGLATALAGCSLGSTSLSSGFAEPETTSSLSSPSLSPSIKSVGLGGDPSAPREVKVAALDKAPNGSFEKAAPGVLADRDYSHTSLNAEMARDVINAYRKKHGLKPLKLNPELTEAAKAHSRDLAKFDRISHYGSDGSNPWDRVKRAGYRARLTAENVGTGQVDFNEVMRGWEDSPGHNKNLLTPDATHMGIALVQDPKTEFKSFWTLVIASPM from the coding sequence ATGATCGAGTTTCGCGCACGTCTCGTGCCGGGAGTAGCTGTTATGTATCGCGTCGCGCTCGCCACCGGGCTTGCTACGGCTTTGGCCGGGTGCAGCCTCGGTTCAACATCCCTGTCGTCAGGTTTTGCAGAGCCGGAAACGACGTCGTCGCTCTCATCGCCTTCGCTGTCGCCGTCCATCAAGAGCGTCGGTCTCGGCGGTGATCCCTCGGCGCCGCGCGAGGTGAAGGTTGCGGCACTCGACAAAGCTCCGAACGGGAGCTTCGAGAAGGCTGCTCCAGGCGTGCTTGCGGATCGCGACTATTCGCATACGTCCTTGAACGCGGAAATGGCGCGCGACGTCATCAATGCCTATCGCAAGAAGCATGGGCTGAAGCCGTTGAAGCTCAACCCCGAGCTGACGGAAGCGGCCAAAGCGCATTCACGCGATCTCGCGAAGTTTGATCGCATCTCGCACTATGGTTCCGACGGTTCAAACCCTTGGGATCGCGTCAAGCGGGCGGGCTATCGCGCACGTCTCACGGCTGAGAACGTCGGCACAGGTCAAGTCGACTTCAACGAAGTGATGCGCGGCTGGGAAGATAGCCCTGGCCATAACAAGAATCTTCTGACGCCGGATGCGACCCACATGGGCATCGCGCTGGTGCAGGATCCGAAGACCGAATTCAAATCCTTCTGGACGCTCGTCATCGCCTCGCCGATGTAG
- a CDS encoding Yip1 family protein has product MKSETPDHRRGTFSLRTAANDEDEASSKPPRDWKRMILICGLGALSWVATYVGMLELIEANMGDLPLAHRVIVGFSVAMLMTMIIWLLDQLFRPQPLTTRLFYASGYIFLSLISVGFGFGFYWKVLESRGEASRSAENAVSQVQNALHGASTRLEQLQATLTQLTQVSTDKAELERTKGTSCPNSRPGDGPRRKMREEDAQRFSFASEFVKGRVGAVNADMQALNGDLAKVVSSDASTFDAKTGTRNEFMRALGRKLDLTVTGFNAFRTDPQLRQIRTDLADRADRTTFGDGKNAVSCPDPQLQMALHGVVKAIDQLPELQKPEIAAVEGSEATIEAFRRLTATFYGLLSFKMPPSADDLRALQKKAIQSIENPPEVSARTLNADEGSGLSKRDYVPLAVALFVDLCLFLVSMGQRPGSRLDGLVPKMKAAERGPVIEILSRFNDIHRDKQIRENFELFRHVVFDMNGDYYVAVPLDAPPRVNPAEREDLRVEAQLLANLFASFEREKIFKRTLLPTTASIQKRLTRQGSKFADSESFRVYKFANGAWSDIILGAVMGAAKRAEARRAEDVESDEPHTTPPSLDPGALKPANAPEEPSLAFAPRSRSGPTAPRATVDPEHERRFGPYATVYHPQSGPPYFSARHAARVRRPSQSPLREADVTVKAANSNTAATAPPPAEMHPATVVTIPRPEPRHRPEENEQTNAARGEPLASVTLRRETATFTVPVSEAIIPSSLKDALAQSSGHRMEAPEDLRDLGAIASATEDAHFWEQDQPPADQDPLSASDRDLFRRIAPPAAE; this is encoded by the coding sequence ATGAAATCGGAAACACCCGATCACCGGCGTGGAACGTTCTCGCTGCGCACCGCAGCGAACGACGAGGACGAAGCGTCGTCGAAGCCACCGCGCGACTGGAAGCGCATGATCCTGATTTGCGGCCTCGGCGCACTATCCTGGGTCGCGACCTACGTCGGCATGCTCGAACTGATCGAAGCCAACATGGGCGATCTGCCGTTGGCGCATCGTGTCATTGTCGGCTTCTCGGTTGCCATGCTGATGACGATGATCATCTGGCTGCTCGATCAGCTCTTTCGGCCGCAGCCGCTGACGACCAGGCTTTTCTACGCGAGCGGCTACATTTTTCTGTCGCTGATCTCCGTGGGCTTCGGGTTCGGCTTCTATTGGAAGGTTCTGGAAAGTCGCGGCGAAGCCTCGCGTTCCGCTGAAAACGCCGTCTCACAAGTGCAGAATGCGCTGCATGGCGCGTCGACCCGACTGGAGCAGTTGCAGGCGACGCTCACCCAGTTGACGCAGGTTTCCACGGACAAAGCCGAACTCGAGCGGACCAAGGGCACGTCATGCCCGAATTCGCGCCCCGGTGACGGCCCGCGACGCAAGATGCGCGAGGAAGACGCGCAGCGCTTTTCCTTCGCATCCGAATTCGTCAAGGGCCGCGTCGGCGCGGTGAACGCCGACATGCAAGCCCTGAACGGCGATTTGGCAAAGGTCGTCTCCTCGGACGCCTCGACCTTCGACGCGAAGACCGGCACGCGCAACGAATTCATGCGCGCCCTTGGCCGCAAGCTCGACCTGACGGTCACCGGTTTCAACGCCTTCCGGACCGATCCGCAGCTTCGGCAAATCCGCACCGATCTTGCCGACCGCGCTGACCGCACGACTTTCGGCGACGGCAAGAACGCCGTTTCCTGCCCTGACCCGCAATTGCAAATGGCACTGCACGGCGTCGTCAAAGCCATCGACCAGCTCCCTGAGTTGCAGAAGCCTGAGATTGCAGCCGTCGAGGGCTCGGAGGCGACGATCGAAGCATTCCGCCGTCTGACGGCAACATTCTATGGCCTCCTGTCATTCAAGATGCCGCCGTCCGCCGATGATCTTCGTGCGCTGCAGAAAAAAGCAATCCAGTCGATCGAAAACCCGCCGGAGGTATCGGCACGCACATTGAACGCCGACGAAGGCTCGGGCCTATCGAAACGCGACTATGTCCCGCTCGCTGTCGCGCTGTTCGTCGACCTCTGCCTTTTCCTCGTATCGATGGGCCAGCGTCCCGGCAGCCGTCTCGACGGACTGGTTCCGAAAATGAAAGCCGCCGAGCGCGGACCGGTCATCGAAATTCTGTCGCGCTTCAACGATATCCATCGCGACAAGCAGATCCGCGAAAATTTCGAGCTGTTCCGCCACGTCGTCTTCGACATGAACGGCGATTACTATGTTGCCGTGCCGCTCGACGCACCGCCACGCGTGAATCCTGCCGAGCGCGAAGATCTCCGCGTCGAAGCTCAGCTTCTCGCCAACCTGTTCGCAAGCTTCGAACGCGAGAAGATCTTCAAGCGCACGCTGCTTCCGACGACGGCAAGCATTCAAAAGCGGCTTACGCGCCAGGGCTCTAAGTTTGCAGACTCGGAATCGTTCCGCGTCTACAAGTTCGCGAACGGTGCCTGGTCCGACATTATCCTCGGCGCCGTGATGGGCGCAGCCAAGCGCGCCGAAGCAAGACGAGCCGAAGATGTCGAGAGCGACGAGCCTCACACAACGCCGCCGTCGCTCGACCCCGGAGCATTGAAGCCCGCAAACGCGCCTGAAGAACCATCGCTGGCTTTCGCACCCCGGAGCAGGTCAGGTCCAACAGCGCCAAGAGCCACCGTCGATCCCGAGCACGAGAGACGGTTTGGCCCCTACGCGACGGTGTACCACCCCCAATCCGGCCCGCCCTATTTCTCCGCACGGCACGCAGCGCGCGTTCGCCGACCCTCGCAATCGCCGCTGCGCGAAGCCGACGTGACAGTTAAGGCTGCGAACAGCAACACGGCCGCCACCGCCCCTCCGCCCGCCGAAATGCACCCGGCGACGGTCGTCACCATTCCCCGGCCCGAACCCCGCCATCGGCCGGAAGAAAATGAGCAGACGAACGCTGCGCGCGGCGAGCCGCTCGCCAGCGTTACGCTGCGACGCGAAACCGCCACGTTCACGGTACCGGTCAGCGAAGCCATCATTCCATCGTCATTGAAGGACGCTCTCGCCCAGTCCTCCGGACATCGGATGGAGGCACCCGAGGATCTCCGAGACTTGGGAGCAATAGCATCCGCAACTGAAGACGCGCATTTTTGGGAGCAAGATCAACCGCCTGCCGATCAAGACCCCCTTTCTGCTTCGGACAGGGATCTGTTCAGGCGTATTGCTCCCCCGGCCGCCGAATGA